GGTGTCATACACGCAGATGCAGACGAGGGTGATAAGTGGGTTGGGTTTTGGGATGGTAGCAGTTCATGAAGTATAGCAGTTTTGTTACTCTGCCAATATAATTAACCTGCTTGGCCCTGTAGAGTGTTTCTATAATGCAGGCTTCTGCTGTATTAGTTCAAAGTTCTTGTTTTGATGCACATTTTTCATGTCCTCTCTACATTGTTGTAATAAAAAGTAGATTTATCCAAGGGTAGATCTAGAGTTCCTATATTGGGGTTTGCAGACGTCAGGCTTAGGATGTGGCATAGACCAAGGCCAGCCTCACGATGGGGGAGGGAGTCAGCCATGAGGCATCTACTTTCACTCCAGGCCAGATGGTGGTGGAGACCTGCCAAGGGGAAAGAGGCTCAGAATTTCTTTACCCTACAGATAGCGGCTGTAGTTATGGCCTGCAAAAAAACTTGTGAAACCATATGAGGAACTCTGCGTTCTCTGGTTTGGAACCACACTGCTCAGATGTACTGTATCTTTCAGGGTCTTCGGTTTTTTCTGGTgtttagcttgtttttttttctgtgtcctGCCAGTAACCTTTCCCCAATGTCTCTGCCCAGACCTGATCCAGTGTACCAATGAGATGAATGTGAACATCCCCCAGCTGGCGGACACTTTGTTTGAGAGGACCACCAACACCAGCTGGGTCGTGGTCTTCAAGTCCCTCATCACTACCCACCACCTCATGGTCTACGGCAATGAGGTGAGCAGGATGCAGCTGGTGTCGAACTACAGTCTGAATTCAGAGATGGTCTTAAATGGGTACAACCAGTCTTGGTGGCGCTCTGGGATAGAACAGCACGAGTGTTTCCCCATCACTTCCTTTTGTGTACTTCTCTTTGCTCTTAATGTTACTTGGCTTTTATGTAGGCCgatcttgttttttttaaacttgcaTTAACTTCTGCCTTGTATTGAGTGGCAGTGATTATTAGTTATAGCCAGGGTTATTCTTTATAGAAGACCAATGCTAACCATGTTCTCTCTTTACACTGTACACTGCTGTAGTTGCCTAGATAATCTCAATGTTTGCTTGTTTATAGTGGTGGATTTACCTGTTTTCTTTGCAAAGTGTGTGACAGCTGAGATGTCCATGTAATGTAATGGCCATTGTAATAGTTTCTTGAAGGCTGGCTTGTTACATTCTGCTCAATCAGATTTATTGTAGGGATAAAACCCCATTATGTTGAACTTTGCTCTATATTCtgtgcaattctaatcatttttcactttttttttattgcagcgaTTTATACAATACTTGGCTTCAAGGAACACTTTATTCAACCTGAGCAATTTTTTGGACAAAAGTGGGTTACAGGGTGAGTGATACTGCTTCAACAGTCGGTTTTGCGTTTGACATGCTAGCATAAGATGTGCTAGACCACATGAAATGAATATGCAAATCACAAACATTTAGAAGCCCGTATTCGGGTTCTGTCAGACATGACTGGTTCACTGCTCCTCCAGCTGGCGTGTCATGTctggggggggcggagccttCTGGAAGGTTACATTTGGATTGGGATAGCTGAAGGTCTTTAAAGTCTAATCAATGCCTAGCATAGGATTGTGGGTCATATTAGTGCCTCCCTCTTTTCAGAGTGTATCTGTTGTAATGTGCTTTATGGGTTACGTGTGGCCTTCCAGGACTATGTTAGCATGACACGTTTTGGTTTCCTATGCAGGGTCTTCCTATGCAAATGAGCTTGCCAGCAGTTGTTTCCTAAGCTGAGGGAAAGGGAAATGCGCGTGTGTATGTTAATACCCGGGTGCACTGTCCTCTGGCAGCCTGCTCCAGAGGGAGCCGTCTTTGGGAAGGCAGGGTCTCTGGAGCCCTActgcccccacaccccccctccccccttttttttttaaatcagcggCAATATCACGTGCTGTCAGAGTGCCGGAGCTACCGGGCAGCCCTGATGGCGGTTTCTCACTGGCTCTGCCTCCCATACTGCTGGGAGACATTGAATCCGCTTACTGAAGACTCTGTTACCAAACAGCTCACTGTTTAAAATGAATAACTCCGACTCAGACTCCTCATACTTTGCCTTGCATTTGCACTCTATTTCTCTTTTAACCTGTGACAGTATTTGTGTTAAGCCCCTCATCTGGTTTTACAGAATGTTACTCTCCAAcattgcatttacatttattcttCTGGCAGACGTTTTTCTCAAAACGATTCCCAGCAGCAAATGTTTCTCTGTGTTTAGGCCTCTGAGGGCACGCATGTTTGCGCTAAGGCAAAGAGggctttaaatataaaaggccaCCTAGTTAAATGAAGTGCCCTTGATCAGGCTCTCGTACAGGGATGAACGGCACAGTTTCTCATTGCCTGTCTCTGTGTGGTTTAATTTCATGTTGGGAAAGTGATTTTTACCTGTGCAGACAGACCGAAATTGGGGTGTCCAGGCCACAGGAGCTGGGCCTGGCACCAGTTAGCAGATGCGCAGTGCTTTGTCACAGGCCAAAATCCATGTATACTTTTTCTGATGTCGGTCCCTTCCTAGGTTATGACATGTCGACTTTCATCAGAAGGTATAGCCGTTACCTGAATGAGAAAGCAGTTTCTTACAGACAAGTCGCTTTtgacttcacaaaagtaaaacgaGGGTAAGTTCactttccttttttcttttcttccttCCCCCAGCTGTTCAGTATTTGGAAATGAACTCGTTTGATTTCTATTAAGCTGTCCAGGCAACCGTTTTGTGGTAGAAAGCCAATGATCTCAGTGTGAAAGATGTGTGCTGCTCTCCCAGTCTTCCACCTCCAAACCCTCTGCATCTTCTGAGTGATCACAACACCCGTCCCTCAGTCAAAATAAACCACTTCCTTAATGTTGTTTTTATACCAAAGTGCTGATGGAGTGATGAGGACCATGAACACAGAAAAGCTCCTGAAGACCATCCCTATAATTCAGAATCAGATGGATGCTCTTCTTGATTTCAACGTGAGTAGTTCTTTTGTGATTCTGAATAGGCAAGAGAATAAACTATCGCtattgaaatccatccatccatccattttccaaaccgcttatcctactgggtcgcggggggtccggagcctatcccggaagcaatgggcacgaggcagggaacaatcctggatggggggccagcccaacgcagggcacattcacacaccattcactcacacatgcacacccacgggcaatttagcaagtccaattagcctcagcatgtttttggactgtggggggaaaccggagcacccggaggaaaccccacgacgacatggggagaacatgcaaactccacacacatgtgacccaggcggacactcgaacccaggtcccagaggtgtgaggcaacagtgctaaccactgcaccaccatgccgccaccCGCTATTGAAATATCGAGTTTAATTACAGGTTAGCTGGTTATGCTGGCCTGTTCTTttgtaatagtttttttttgttccttagGTCAATGCCAATGAGCTTACAAATGGGGTAATCAATGCAGCTTTCATGCTCCTGTTCAAAGATGCAATCAGGCTGTTTGCGGCCTATAATGAAGGAATCATCAACCTGTTAGGTGAGTGACTCCACGCGGCCCTGCATTTATAGACCCTTTGTGTCTCATGGTGTTTCACCAGCACGGGGAAACCTTTGAGTTTTTTGTTGGCCTCAGATTGTTGAATTTATAACGTTATCGCTGTACACGCTGAACTACCTGTCATGCCACACTTTTTTCTTTGAATTTAACGCTGTGTCAGTATTTCTTTGCCATGTTTCTTTTGGGCACGCCAGCATGAGTTAAATTATAAGAGCTTGTATGTCTTTATCACTGCTGTGGTCAAAGGTCAGTCAGCTGCTCGTTAAGAGAGTGGGATAAATCCAGCGCTGTCATCTTGCTGAGGTCGTAGTTCACAGAGGCGCCCGTCTATGCCATCGACGTgccctgaccccccacccccaccccacgtaGTGtccagtttcattaagtgtgcgGTCCCATCGTGTCCCTAGCCTAGCTGAGGGATGACACTTTTAATTCCTTCTTAAAGTGCTTTGCCCTTGTGGCTCTGGGTTAACCTGAAGCAGCTGTCTCTCTGTATGGCTATTTTCCAGTAAGTCCTGTATATAAATTTCCCTGTAAGCTGGCTATGAAGAAGAAAGCCTTTGTTTCCTTTTCAAATTAATACTGAACCCTGACCCCTCAAAATAGAGAAATACTTCGACATGAAGAAGACCCAGTGTAAAGAAGGCCTTGACATCTACAAGAAATTCCTCACCCGGATGACAAGGATCTCAGAGTTCCTCAAAGTTGCAGAGGTGAGCTTTCCTGGGATGCCTTTAAGGGGTTCCTGAGGGCGACATATTCCTGACCTATGCTGTCTTTTCACAGCAAGTGGGCATCGATCGGGGGGACATTCCAGACCTGTCTCAGGTAAGACACCTGGTCCGGACCGATGAACTCATTTTCCCCTTGGCTTGCCCCCTTGCTAGTACCTCTTCCACATCTCCCTGGCCGAACTTACTTGCGACCTTTTGCTGCCTATAACTTCGCCCGGCACAGACTTCCGAGGCACTGACGAGCGCATGAGGGCCCTCTGTGCATGTCGCCCATGTGGCAAACCTTAATTTTCCTGACTTCTCACTAAATACAGCAAATAAAGGTGTTAATTCAGGGTGCTGTGGGTCGCCACTGGAGACTAAGATGTTGGGTGTTTGGTTGTTACTATCAgaatttggggtggggggggtatttGCATGTGAGCAGGTTTCAGATTTTGCAAGAATAACTGGCACAAGGATTTTTGGcagtggttgttttttttttgtcaaagtaTAGAATATTATTGTTTGGAAGGGAGAGGGATCAGAATCGGTGCAGTTAACCCAGTGGTTCTCacagtcggtcctcgggccccactgccctgcttgttttcctgctatccctgccccagctgtctttcagcttctgattacctgcatcaggtgtgttcagtcaatcagcagtgcgtagggcagggatagctggaaaacgaacagggcagtggggcctgaggaccgactGTGAGAACCACTGGGTTAACCTAGTGTTTTTGAATCGCTGTTTTTGTGCTGGTGTTTTAACTTCTAGTGAATTAGGCAGTTGTACtttttctattcctgtctctgaCAATTACCACCTTTATATTCTGTATCTTTCCTTATCTTTCCGTTTTCAGTTTACGGTTTGTGTAAGTATCTGCATCTCACTCTCtccttttctgtgtgtgttcagTTGGAAATTTCAGCTTGGTGTACATGTTAAAATTCTCTGCATGCCCGCCGTATCTGGTCGTCCCTGGGTTCTGCTCGACCCCTCCCATCCTGAATGAGTGTTTGTCTTGTGATAGGCCCCCAGTAGCCTGCTGGATGCTTTGGAGCAGCACTTGGCTTCCCTTGAAGGAAAGAAGGTCAAAGATTCCACTGCTGCAAGCAGGTATGGTTTTGAATTGTGGCTCCTTTCCCCTGAAAAGTGACTTCTGAGTGTGATCTCTGTGGAGCACGTGTTCGGGCAGGTCCACATGGCTCTCAACGTGCCTTGTAGCTAtgttttgtgtctgtctgttctCTTCTCAGTCATCCATCTGAGAAGCTTTGTTAGAACCCTCCGAAATTCATACTGGTCCCTTTCAGCCACTCTTATCAGATCTTCTGAAATAACATGTGACTGTATATTATGGTGTTAAGCTTCCTGTTACTTTCCTGATGGGGGGTTTTTTGGCCTTTAATGAAAAACATTCCCTCCTCTTGATGTTCCAGAAGTTGAAGACCCAAAGTAGCGATTAGTAATTTGCCACTCACTCTCGCTAATTCGCACCGATGCACGTGTCAGGGCACATTGGAAGGATGTGTACCCCCCACAAATGTTGCCCGGTGCCAGTGGAGCATTTCCGACGGCGCCAGTGTTACCGTACTGTCTGGAGCcgtaaccccaccccccccggtcTCACATGTCCAGGGCCAGCACCCTCTCAAATGCGGTATCGTCGCTGGCGAACACGGGTATCTCCTTCACCAAAGTGGACGAAAGGGAAAAGCAGGCGGCCCTGGAGGAAGAACAGGCTCGCTTAAAAGCGCTCAAGGTACacttctccccccaccccaataaaGGAAAAAGGCTCGCTGTCTATATGCTTTTCACCCAGGCAGTAATCTCTAAGCTGCGAATGCTAGCTGCGTCTTGATATTTTGTGGATTTTGTTTCACCTTAACTGGGTAGTGATGCTGGCTGCTGTGGGTTTAACTCTGTAAATTTAAGCTGGAAACCAGCGAGAGATGTTGGTTTCCAGAAGGTTCCCGGTTTCTGTTCGAGGTGTGCCCGTGTGTCTGGGAATTTCTTGGCAGCAACTTTTATAAAGTGTTGTTCCTTCATCTCTGAATTTGtctaaggtgtgtgtgtgtgtgtgtgtgtgtctgtgtgcgcgcgtgtgtgtgcacgtgtgtgtgtgtgcgcaaagtgcggtaaaacctgaaacttccttacatttggggacatttttcagggtCCTCATTTGGATAACCTGTTTCATAAAAATTTgatcaaaaaagttaaaatgCCAAGTCTTGCATCTTGTTTTGTTACTTTTGGTTACGGTTTGGACTGGGTAGGTTGTAAGGGTGATTGGGATTTGGGATTTTACCGTAAAAATGAATGGAATGTCCCCCCTTCAGATAGGTACGCCaacgtgtgtgcgtctgtcctAGGAATGGTGTGAAAAGGCCTCggcattaaaatatttaaagtttttttgACTACATTGAAttttggtgatcagtggtcattgttgacacgccacagcacacagtgcacaacaatgaaatgtgtcctctgcttttAACCCATATGCGACATcgtgacacagcagggggcagctaattcagcgcctggggagcagtgcttgggggcggcactctgctcagggtacctcagtggtgccttgctggtcggcaATTCAAACCCGcagtctttcaattacaagtgcacttccgtGACCATGAAGCCACCACTGACCTTCTTCCTAGGAACAGCGTTTGAAGGAGTTGTCAAAGAAGCCATCCACCACTGCTGCGTCACCCGTCTCTACCACCGGGGGCACAATCAGTACTGCCCCGGCGATTGACCTCTTCTCCACTCCCAGCTCCACAAACAGGTCTTGATTCTCTTGATTGGCTTGTGTTTAGGTTCCCTAGGCCTTAGACCTTGTATCTCTACTATAAGGGTTTTTGTATAACTTAAATCGCAGATGGTTGTGTTAATCACTTCTGCCGATGTGGAAGATgacatttgttctgtttttgttcaAATTTTAATATATGGCCAGTGTTGGGCAGATGCGAACTCCACAGGAACTTGCTGGTTACGCATGGGTTCCAGTCCTTTAGGCCGTGCCCAGTCACACTCCATGTGCAGCCATCTGAGCTGGTTGTGGATGGTTCCTGGTGTTGACTGAAGCAGCTCCATGCCTTTCTCCTTCTCGCCCAGCACTTCCAAGGTGCAGAGTGACTTGCTTGACCTGCAGCCAACATTTCAGCCACCGATGCCAATCTCCACAGGCCTGCCTGTAGCAAACACATGGGCAGGTAAGCAGCCCCGATGCTTAGCTATACGTTATTTACACTTGACTGCAAGTCAAGTGCCGCTCTATCAGGCGTTGAGTTTAAGGTGATAAGtagttttaatatttatataatgattGGCAGAATATTatgatttaaacatttaaaatatgaccGAGTTGAAATGCCGCTGCATTAATTGTGATCTTATGGCAACTCTAGTTTTTAATCGTGATATGGCGTGGTACAGTCTTTCAAAAGAATACTCAGAGATTAGGTTGCTTGAATGCTAAGGAGAGGTCGCAGACTTGAAAAGATTTGCTCTTGTAAGGGGCTCAGTTCCAGTATATTAAGGTATAATCATATGCAGGTCCTATCACTGTGTGCTTAATGTGGAGGTCAACAGCtgtaaaaaaaagttaaacaatgataagctgaaactgattacCTTAGCTTAAATGCTTACTTAACTGTGATGGGTAAACTCATTCTCTAATGATGCATTTAGAAATGCATATCCCTCATTTCACTTGCATTTCTATAAGCATTGTTCTTCAGTGTGGTCTGGTGACACATTGAGGTACTGTTGTGTTGTATTGGGTTTTTACTTCAGTACTAAAAATGGGTTTCTTCAGGGTGTAGTTTATGATCTGGCAGGACACTGGTGATCGGCTCTTTCTCATGATGTCATCTCTGCATGGTTTGAAGGAAACAATTTGTGTTCAGTCAACAGCATTGCAATCCAGTGCTTCTCTTCAATTAAGAAAATCGAGCGTTTTATTGATGTTCACTCATCTTGAGTTTTTATCTCCACTGGCATATGATTGTGACTAGGAGTGATGTCATAGAAAGACTCGTTTGTATGTTTTCCTTTTCGAGTTTGGATGATCCATCAGTAATTTTAATGTGCACCTCCGGTAAATCACAG
This genomic stretch from Brienomyrus brachyistius isolate T26 chromosome 6, BBRACH_0.4, whole genome shotgun sequence harbors:
- the picalma gene encoding phosphatidylinositol binding clathrin assembly protein a isoform X1, with protein sequence MSGQSITDRITAAQHSVTGSAVSKTVCKATTHEIMGPKKKHLDYLIQCTNEMNVNIPQLADTLFERTTNTSWVVVFKSLITTHHLMVYGNERFIQYLASRNTLFNLSNFLDKSGLQGYDMSTFIRRYSRYLNEKAVSYRQVAFDFTKVKRGADGVMRTMNTEKLLKTIPIIQNQMDALLDFNVNANELTNGVINAAFMLLFKDAIRLFAAYNEGIINLLEKYFDMKKTQCKEGLDIYKKFLTRMTRISEFLKVAEQVGIDRGDIPDLSQFTVCAPSSLLDALEQHLASLEGKKVKDSTAASRASTLSNAVSSLANTGISFTKVDEREKQAALEEEQARLKALKEQRLKELSKKPSTTAASPVSTTGGTISTAPAIDLFSTPSSTNSTSKVQSDLLDLQPTFQPPMPISTGLPVANTWADPFTSSEAVDDSIPNLNPFLTKPVVDAVHLPVVSSDGVSFSSRTPSHEMFGDSFCGPAPYPNASLFQSEPSAVAGLFGGFSASPAPQSQTSRGLNVDFDSVFGNKSASSNNPDSADDVLGGILKPTVASPNQGLPPNSQQPGKLVSDDLDSSLANLVGNLGIRNGTTKNDIHWSQPGEKKLTGGTNWQPKTAPTTTWNPATMNGMHFPQYAPSVMAFPATTPTGMMAYGVPPQMGSMAMMTQPTMMYTQPVLRPPNPFGPVPGAQVCVPTHGTGDPPSTASSPSSQSPLRAPGKDPFAQLSLKDFL
- the picalma gene encoding phosphatidylinositol binding clathrin assembly protein a isoform X4 is translated as MSGQSITDRITAAQHSVTGSAVSKTVCKATTHEIMGPKKKHLDYLIQCTNEMNVNIPQLADTLFERTTNTSWVVVFKSLITTHHLMVYGNERFIQYLASRNTLFNLSNFLDKSGLQGYDMSTFIRRYSRYLNEKAVSYRQVAFDFTKVKRGADGVMRTMNTEKLLKTIPIIQNQMDALLDFNVNANELTNGVINAAFMLLFKDAIRLFAAYNEGIINLLEKYFDMKKTQCKEGLDIYKKFLTRMTRISEFLKVAEQVGIDRGDIPDLSQFTVCAPSSLLDALEQHLASLEGKKVKDSTAASRASTLSNAVSSLANTGISFTKVDEREKQAALEEEQARLKALKEQRLKELSKKPSTTAASPVSTTGGTISTAPAIDLFSTPSSTNSTSKVQSDLLDLQPTFQPPMPISTGLPVANTWADPFTSSEAVDDSIPNLNPFLTKPVVDAVHLPVVSSDGVSFSSRTPSHEMFGDSFCGPAPYPNASLFQSEPSAVAGLFGGFSASPAPQSQTSRGLNVDFDSVFGNKSASSNNPDSAGGILKPTVASPNQGLPPNSQQPGKLVSDDLDSSLANLVGNLGIRNGTTKNDIHWSQPGEKKLTGGTNWQPKTAPTTTWNPATMNGMHFPQYAPSVMAFPATTPTGMMAYGVPPQMGSMAMMTQPTMMYTQPVLRPPNPFGPVPGAQVCVPTHGTGDPPSTASSPSSQSPLRAPGKDPFAQLSLKDFL
- the picalma gene encoding phosphatidylinositol binding clathrin assembly protein a isoform X8; the protein is MSGQSITDRITAAQHSVTGSAVSKTVCKATTHEIMGPKKKHLDYLIQCTNEMNVNIPQLADTLFERTTNTSWVVVFKSLITTHHLMVYGNERFIQYLASRNTLFNLSNFLDKSGLQGYDMSTFIRRYSRYLNEKAVSYRQVAFDFTKVKRGADGVMRTMNTEKLLKTIPIIQNQMDALLDFNVNANELTNGVINAAFMLLFKDAIRLFAAYNEGIINLLEKYFDMKKTQCKEGLDIYKKFLTRMTRISEFLKVAEQVGIDRGDIPDLSQFTVCAPSSLLDALEQHLASLEGKKVKDSTAASRASTLSNAVSSLANTGISFTKVDEREKQAALEEEQARLKALKEQRLKELSKKPSTTAASPVSTTGGTISTAPAIDLFSTPSSTNSTSKVQSDLLDLQPTFQPPMPISTGLPVANTWADPFTSSEAVDDSIPNLNPFLTKPVVDAVHLPVVSSDGVSFSSRTPSHEMFGDSFCGPAPYPNASLFQSEPSAVAGLFGGFSASPAPQSQTSRGLNVDFDSVFGNKSASSNNPDSAGGILKPTVASPNQGLPPNSQQPGKLVSDDLDSSLANLVGNLGIRNGTTKNDIHWSQPGEKKLTGGTNWQPKTAPTTTWNPATMAPSVMAFPATTPTGMMAYGVPPQMGSMAMMTQPTMMYTQPVLRPPNPFGPVPGAQVCVPTHGTGDPPSTASSPSSQSPLRAPGKDPFAQLSLKDFL
- the picalma gene encoding phosphatidylinositol binding clathrin assembly protein a isoform X9; amino-acid sequence: MSGQSITDRITAAQHSVTGSAVSKTVCKATTHEIMGPKKKHLDYLIQCTNEMNVNIPQLADTLFERTTNTSWVVVFKSLITTHHLMVYGNERFIQYLASRNTLFNLSNFLDKSGLQGYDMSTFIRRYSRYLNEKAVSYRQVAFDFTKVKRGADGVMRTMNTEKLLKTIPIIQNQMDALLDFNVNANELTNGVINAAFMLLFKDAIRLFAAYNEGIINLLEKYFDMKKTQCKEGLDIYKKFLTRMTRISEFLKVAEQVGIDRGDIPDLSQFTVCAPSSLLDALEQHLASLEGKKVKDSTAASRASTLSNAVSSLANTGISFTKVDEREKQAALEEEQARLKALKEQRLKELSKKPSTTAASPVSTTGGTISTAPAIDLFSTPSSTNSTSKVQSDLLDLQPTFQPPMPISTGLPVANTWADPFTSSEAVDDSIPNLNPFLTKPVVDAVHLPVVSSDGVSFSSRTPSHEMFGDSFCGPAPYPNASLFQSEPSAVAGLFGGFSASPAPQSQTSRGLNVDFDSVFGNKSASSNNPDSADDVLGGILKPTVASPNQGLPPNSQQPGKLVSDDLDSSLANLVGNLGIRNGTTKNDIHWSQPGEKKLTGGTNWQPKTAPTTTWNPATMAPSVMAFPATTPTGMMAYGVPPQMGSMAMMTQPTMMYTQPVLRPPNPFGPVPGAQPSTASSPSSQSPLRAPGKDPFAQLSLKDFL
- the picalma gene encoding phosphatidylinositol binding clathrin assembly protein a isoform X7 — its product is MSGQSITDRITAAQHSVTGSAVSKTVCKATTHEIMGPKKKHLDYLIQCTNEMNVNIPQLADTLFERTTNTSWVVVFKSLITTHHLMVYGNERFIQYLASRNTLFNLSNFLDKSGLQGYDMSTFIRRYSRYLNEKAVSYRQVAFDFTKVKRGADGVMRTMNTEKLLKTIPIIQNQMDALLDFNVNANELTNGVINAAFMLLFKDAIRLFAAYNEGIINLLEKYFDMKKTQCKEGLDIYKKFLTRMTRISEFLKVAEQVGIDRGDIPDLSQFTVCAPSSLLDALEQHLASLEGKKVKDSTAASRASTLSNAVSSLANTGISFTKVDEREKQAALEEEQARLKALKEQRLKELSKKPSTTAASPVSTTGGTISTAPAIDLFSTPSSTNSTSKVQSDLLDLQPTFQPPMPISTGLPVANTWADPFTSSEAVDDSIPNLNPFLTKPVVDAVHLPVVSSDGVSFSSRTPSHEMFGDSFCGPAPYPNASLFQSEPSAVAGLFGGFSASPAPQSQTSRGLNVDFDSVFGNKSASSNNPDSAVASPNQGLPPNSQQPGKLVSDDLDSSLANLVGNLGIRNGTTKNDIHWSQPGEKKLTGGTNWQPKTAPTTTWNPATMNGMHFPQYAPSVMAFPATTPTGMMAYGVPPQMGSMAMMTQPTMMYTQPVLRPPNPFGPVPGAQVCVPTHGTGDPPSTASSPSSQSPLRAPGKDPFAQLSLKDFL
- the picalma gene encoding phosphatidylinositol binding clathrin assembly protein a isoform X3; this translates as MSGQSITDRITAAQHSVTGSAVSKTVCKATTHEIMGPKKKHLDYLIQCTNEMNVNIPQLADTLFERTTNTSWVVVFKSLITTHHLMVYGNERFIQYLASRNTLFNLSNFLDKSGLQGYDMSTFIRRYSRYLNEKAVSYRQVAFDFTKVKRGADGVMRTMNTEKLLKTIPIIQNQMDALLDFNVNANELTNGVINAAFMLLFKDAIRLFAAYNEGIINLLEKYFDMKKTQCKEGLDIYKKFLTRMTRISEFLKVAEQVGIDRGDIPDLSQAPSSLLDALEQHLASLEGKKVKDSTAASRASTLSNAVSSLANTGISFTKVDEREKQAALEEEQARLKALKEQRLKELSKKPSTTAASPVSTTGGTISTAPAIDLFSTPSSTNSTSKVQSDLLDLQPTFQPPMPISTGLPVANTWADPFTSSEAVDDSIPNLNPFLTKPVVDAVHLPVVSSDGVSFSSRTPSHEMFGDSFCGPAPYPNASLFQSEPSAVAGLFGGFSASPAPQSQTSRGLNVDFDSVFGNKSASSNNPDSADDVLGGILKPTVASPNQGLPPNSQQPGKLVSDDLDSSLANLVGNLGIRNGTTKNDIHWSQPGEKKLTGGTNWQPKTAPTTTWNPATMNGMHFPQYAPSVMAFPATTPTGMMAYGVPPQMGSMAMMTQPTMMYTQPVLRPPNPFGPVPGAQVCVPTHGTGDPPSTASSPSSQSPLRAPGKDPFAQLSLKDFL
- the picalma gene encoding phosphatidylinositol binding clathrin assembly protein a isoform X2, which translates into the protein MSGQSITDRITAAQHSVTGSAVSKTVCKATTHEIMGPKKKHLDYLIQCTNEMNVNIPQLADTLFERTTNTSWVVVFKSLITTHHLMVYGNERFIQYLASRNTLFNLSNFLDKSGLQGYDMSTFIRRYSRYLNEKAVSYRQVAFDFTKVKRGADGVMRTMNTEKLLKTIPIIQNQMDALLDFNVNANELTNGVINAAFMLLFKDAIRLFAAYNEGIINLLEKYFDMKKTQCKEGLDIYKKFLTRMTRISEFLKVAEQVGIDRGDIPDLSQFTVCAPSSLLDALEQHLASLEGKKVKDSTAASRASTLSNAVSSLANTGISFTKVDEREKQAALEEEQARLKALKRLKELSKKPSTTAASPVSTTGGTISTAPAIDLFSTPSSTNSTSKVQSDLLDLQPTFQPPMPISTGLPVANTWADPFTSSEAVDDSIPNLNPFLTKPVVDAVHLPVVSSDGVSFSSRTPSHEMFGDSFCGPAPYPNASLFQSEPSAVAGLFGGFSASPAPQSQTSRGLNVDFDSVFGNKSASSNNPDSADDVLGGILKPTVASPNQGLPPNSQQPGKLVSDDLDSSLANLVGNLGIRNGTTKNDIHWSQPGEKKLTGGTNWQPKTAPTTTWNPATMNGMHFPQYAPSVMAFPATTPTGMMAYGVPPQMGSMAMMTQPTMMYTQPVLRPPNPFGPVPGAQVCVPTHGTGDPPSTASSPSSQSPLRAPGKDPFAQLSLKDFL
- the picalma gene encoding phosphatidylinositol binding clathrin assembly protein a isoform X10, which codes for MSGQSITDRITAAQHSVTGSAVSKTVCKATTHEIMGPKKKHLDYLIQCTNEMNVNIPQLADTLFERTTNTSWVVVFKSLITTHHLMVYGNERFIQYLASRNTLFNLSNFLDKSGLQGYDMSTFIRRYSRYLNEKAVSYRQVAFDFTKVKRGADGVMRTMNTEKLLKTIPIIQNQMDALLDFNVNANELTNGVINAAFMLLFKDAIRLFAAYNEGIINLLEKYFDMKKTQCKEGLDIYKKFLTRMTRISEFLKVAEQVGIDRGDIPDLSQFTVCAPSSLLDALEQHLASLEGKKVKDSTAASRASTLSNAVSSLANTGISFTKVDEREKQAALEEEQARLKALKEQRLKELSKKPSTTAASPVSTTGGTISTAPAIDLFSTPSSTNSTSKVQSDLLDLQPTFQPPMPISTGLPVANTWADPFTSSEAVDDSIPNLNPFLTKPVVDAVHLPVVSSDGVSFSSRTPSHEMFGDSFCGPAPYPNASLFQSEPSAVAGLFGGFSASPAPQSQTSRGLNVDFDSVFGNKSASSNNPDSAGGILKPTVASPNQGLPPNSQQPGKLVSDDLDSSLANLVGNLGIRNGTTKNDIHWSQPGEKKLTGGTNWQPKTAPTTTWNPATMAPSVMAFPATTPTGMMAYGVPPQMGSMAMMTQPTMMYTQPVLRPPNPFGPVPGAQPSTASSPSSQSPLRAPGKDPFAQLSLKDFL